The Grus americana isolate bGruAme1 chromosome 5, bGruAme1.mat, whole genome shotgun sequence region CACACAGTAAAAGCAGCTTGTAGTATGTGTGAGGCTAAGTTGTGCCTGATGAATTCTTCATGacagcatattttaaagaacCTCTCATGACACCTGACAGGAGCAGGACCACCCCCCAAACAGGCATTCAAAGCAGACAAGAGCTGCAAACTCTAACATTTCCACTCATGGCACAACACAACCAGTGTTTTGATCTTTCCAGGAAGACCCATCTCTTACTAGTTCAGCAGTAGTGCTTAAGGGAGGTAACTTGAACTACCAGGATTAAGGCATACTTCCTCAGCATATTCAGAGGTTTTAATATCATTTTTTATGGATACTAACACTGCAGCAGCTGGTTATTACGAGCTTTAATACATATCACGAGCTTCTTGTTCTGATGTGAACTAAGTGTAGGAATACCTGAGAAATAGCTCATGGGAGAAGAACTTTGCTTTCTTGTAGGTTTCTATGGCAGAGAAGGCAGTTTCacactttttaaagcaaaagctgctgttAGCAGACTGTTGAAAATGTCTTCTCCGCTTAGCCATTACAATACATTTCTTCTGttaagaaaagtgaaaagtgtTATTAATCCGAAATTGTACTCAAAAGCTACTACAACTTAAGTAGTAGTTAAAATGTGACCACAAGGTGTCTGCCAACAGGACAGAAATCACTTTTTCTCCAGTAAACGGTTCATTGCAGTCAAGAGGGCTAATTTAGATACGATTTGAACCGCCTGCAGGCAGGAGTAACAGCAAGTCAGATGGCTTTCGCTTGCAACGCTGCCCAGGAAACAACCATCTAGAACCCAGAGGCCTGAGGAATTAAGGGCgtttcaaagcaaaacatcaAAACCCTCACGGCCGACGCGCACGTGCGGAGGACGGTGCACGCCGAGGCGGCCTCGGCTCCCGCTCTGGCCCGGCGGCCAGCTGCAGTGGCACGGAGCCCTCTGCTGCTCGCTGCCGGCGTGACACCCCAAACGGCCGCCTCAAGGCCCCCTGCGCGTCCCGGACGGCACACACCGCGCCGCGCTGCGCCCGGGGGGGCTACACGGGGGCAAATGGGCAGGGCCCGGGCCCAGGGCAGGCGGCCGTGCCTGGCCCGGCCCTGCCGGCAGGCGAGCGGGCAGCGGCTGCCCCGCAGCGGCTCACCCAGCACCCTCGCAAGGCGGGGAGGAAGGCGGGAGGGCGGCCGAGCCGGCCGAAGGGACAAGCAACCACGAACGGCCGCCCCGCGCGGCGGAGTCACGTGACCCGCTGACCCGCACCGCCCACCCGAGCGCCGTACCCCTCTGCTCCGCCCACGCCGCCTTTCGCGTTTGGCCCTTGCCGTACCCCGTAGTGACGACGACGCCGCGTCCCTCGCCGAGCACCGTCGGGGCGGTATTTCCGGTGCGGCGCCGCGGCAGGATGGTGAGACAGCGGCTCTTGCGTTGGGTCTGGGGCGTTGAGAGCGCGGCCGTGGGGGGACGGAGCCGCACCGGCGGCACGGAGCGGGGTCCCGGCCCTCCTCAGGCATCCCGCCGCCATCGCCCGGGGTTTTGCGGAGTCACCGCCGGCGCTGGGCCTCTAGGCCGCCTACCGGCGGGGCAGCAGCGGCCGGTTACGCTGAGGCCCGGCAGGGTTGTGAGGCGAGGCTGGCTGCCGCGGGAGGCTCGCCTGTTTGCTCGCTGCTGTGAGAGCAGAGTGGTTTTGTAGGGGTGGGTCTGCAGGGCCCCGCCAGCCGGGAGTGCGGGCATCGCCCCGTGGGTCCGGGCATCGCCCTGGAGCGGCCGGCCTTCCTGCGGGGAGCGGTAGCAGGTCCCTGCCGGCAGCGATACTGGTTCGTTCTGCTTGCGGCGAGGCAGGTAGCATAGATGGGGGGCTGAGGGAGAAGTTGTGATACCTGTTGCTCAGTGGTGCTCAGGAATTCACGCTAGCAAGGAAGGAGCTAAAGCTGCGATGTAGCAAGACAATGCAATGCTGTATCAGTCAAAAATGTACTAATGAACGTGTTCTTCCTGGCCTCATTAAGTCCACacttctctttcttcactgactttTGACAATTATTTGGAATATATCAGTACTTTGTTTAGATAGGAGAAATCTAATTATGGCATTTCTTTACTTGGAACTGTCTATAGGTTTCAAGATTTATAGTAGTGTACTTACATTTGgctgttgtttggttttgtttctttttacttagGGTCAAAGTCAGAGTGGTGGGCATGGTCCTGGTGGTGGCAAAAAGGATGACAAGGtaactaaaaatgaaacaaaatgcttttacttCCAGGATGAGCTACAGGTGTGCTACTACAGAGGCTGGCTgcaataagctttttttttactcgttttgttttgttcttcttcaTCAAACTGCATAAAATTACGCTCTTACTTGTTTTGATGAAATGTCCTATCTCTTCTAGATGGAGATTGGAGAAAACAggttgctgtttaaaaatagaaaaaggggCTTAACTGTAAGGGAGAACTGAAATTATTTGGCGGTagtaagttatttttaaaaagaataaaactatAAATCTGTCTGGGTTAGGAAAGACTAGTTGCTTTGAAGCTGACACTTAAGTAACTGGTTTTGGCTTGAAAATTACATCATACTGTCATCTGCATGAGGTCTGTACTTTGTGTTGTGGACCATTAGAGGCCTTTCCAGTTTCCTTTGGAGATGGAAGTATAATGTACATGGCAAGCTATGTCTGAGCTGGCAAACTGAATGCCCGTCATCTACTGACTGAAACGCAACAGAAATGTTCAGATTCAAGATTTTCCTCATTCTTTCATGCATGAATTTTGTTTGTGACTTACTTCAGGCTTTAGGCCTCTATGTTCTATACTCACTGAGAACTAGCagaaatctaaattaaaaaagatgtaaaataagcaggagaagaaattttTGAACTcgttaaaaaataataatatttcttttgggCTTCTCACTATGTATTATAAAGGACATAATTTTGTTATGCAGCCATTTACCTTAGGTTGAGCTCTGTCTCAGTCTGTGCACCTAACATCtatgtgtattttttcattgttaatatcctgatttttttatggaattatttttatgaatataaggataagaagaagaaatatgaacctCCAGTTCCAACcagagtggggaaaaagaagaagaaaacaaagggaCCAGATGCTGCCAGCAAACTCCCCCTGGGTAAGCATTCTGCCTGCTCCAGCTCTCCTGTGGACTGTGCACTCTTCGAGAAGTGCAGAGCTGTCCTCTCCCCTAAACCTGGTTGTGTGTAGGTCATAAATCTTTAAAGAGAAAGgccaaatgtaattttatttctgattaatgtaaaaacacaaaataaggTTATTGTTATGCAAGATGCAGCCCATGAATTCCCAGGTGTGAACGAGAGAAATTGAAATGAGGAGAAATGCAGGGGAaacattatctttaaaaatgttttttgccTAGAATTACAGTGGGACAAGTGAAATAGTGACTGCTGTTTATATAGAAgttactttcagaaaataaagcaggatTTCCTGTAATGAATTAATGAATAGTTGGTATCATGTCAAACGTGGTCTAAAATATTGTGATTCTACTTTGATTACAGTGACTCCTCACACACAGTGCAGACTCAAATTGTTGAAACTGGAGAGAATTAAAGATTACCTCTTAATGGAGGAAGAATTTATCAGAAATCAAGAGCAGATGAAacctttggaagaaaaacaagaggtGAGGTTTGAGTGAACTGTTACTTCTAATATTACAGTACTCCATACAGAAGCAATAGAAACAAAGTGCCATGAATGTGTAAGTCAATACAAACATATTATGTATGTTACAGTTCTTCATTAAGTCTCAACTACTGTccagaaaacaggatttttttctagtGTTTTAATGGTTTTAGTCCACGCATGGGTTACTACAGATGAGGCCGCActggttttcttgtttcttaatGACCTGTCAAAGTGCAGCTCCCACATATCCATcaatagagaaagaaagaacattcTAGCTGTGCACATCCGTATAGTAGTGTCCATAGGAGAGGACTAAAATAATAGTGGATTTTGTGACTGGACTAGGCTTTTATGTCTTTTGGGGCAGcgaaacaacagcagcaaagactGGTTCTGTTATTCTCTGTGTGAACTGTTGAGCCAGTGTTGTACAGGAATGTTTTTGCCTGTGTTCTTGAGTTGTTTCTTGGATTGTTCTTGACAACAGGAGGAAAGATCAAAGGTGGATGATCTGAGGGGAACACCAATGTCCGTGGGTACCTTGGAGGAGATCATTGATGACAACCACGCTATCGTGTCCACATCAGTAGGATCGGAGCACTATGTCAGTATTCTGTCTTTTGTGGACAAGGATCTGCTAGAGCCAGGCTGCTCTGTTTTGCTAAATCATAAGGTGAGTTGATGTTATAAAATGAAGCACAAGTTTTTGTACTGTTTTTAACTggccttttttttctgagaatcaCAGGATCATAGGGTCTGAGAGCTAATGCCATTTATTTCACACACCTAAACAGATGGGTATTGGGTTTAGGCTTGAGCTTGTATTACTAATGCTATTTGTGTTATTTGATAACTCTTAATGCTTGAATTAGGTTCATGCTGTGATAGGAGTCCTGATGGATGACACAGACCCTTTAGTTACTGTGATGAAAGTGGAGAAAGCTCCTCAAGAAACATATGCTGACATTGGTGGCCTTGACAACCAGATTCAAGAAATCAAGGTATTCGGTTGTACTAACTCACACTGTTAAGTAAGCCAGCAATGTAGCTGTTGCGCTGGGAGCTCAGAAGTGTAACAGTAGGACCCACTGCTATTCATGTAGTGTTCTTTTTGTATCTTACTATAGTGCgtttcctcattttattttgctaggCAGACTCATGGACCTAAATTTCTCGAGTGGGTAGCGTACCCAATTCTCAAACTGTATGCACAGAAACCTTTCACAGTTGCTGTGGAACCCGTAGAGCCCCGAGCTCATAACATCTCTGCAATAACTTATTATTTTGCAACATGTAAAGTTATTATTTGTTGCAAGATGAGAGTTAAATTGTTGTTTTGAGTGATGCCATGCAATCTAAGGATTTAGTGGATAGGGGGTTTGGGgcttgttttgtgtgtgtttgttgttttggttggggttttcttgtgtttggttggtttgttggttttttcggtgttttttttttccctaccagCAGAGCGCTGTCTGAACCCTGGTAAAACTCAACCCTTTTGCTTTGAGTAGGTGTCCAAAATCACAAATGCTCTTAAAATACTGATCTGTAGTATCTGGTAACTTAGGGTGGAAGGTGGCCTTTCATAAAGGGTGCCCTCACCCCAAGGTCCTCCATGAGTGTTTGGGAGTCAGGAACTCCAGGGTTCTAAACTCAGCATGATGCATTTAGGTTGGAGGAGGGGGAATCACTTGCTGCTTGTCTTCCACATGTCAAGTGGAAACAACAGAAAGAGTTCAGGTAGAGTAGCTGTCTGCCTTAGAATAGGAGGTACCAGAGAGACATACTTTTCAAGGTCTGTCTTGAAATCAGTTAAGTTCTTTTTGCCTTCATTACTCTTATCAATGCTAATGAACTTCTGTGGAGAGCACTCACTCTTTATAAAAACTCAGGtttgtctttcttgtgctgcagGAGTCTGTGGAGCTTCCCCTCACCCATCCTGAATATTATGAAGAGATGGGTATAAAGCCACCCAAAGGAGTCATTCTGTATGGCCCACCTGGCACAGGTATCTTACAGTACAGTAACAACTGTGCTGAGCTAAcacaagtaaaataaatcacGCTTGCTTAGTATTAAAGCATTGCTAAGTCTGACACAAATGTCACATGACTGTTAAAGcattcccccctgcccccccccccaactaaTTACAGTGTTTCTTTCCGACTAAAAATAGGTAAAACTTTACTAGCCAAAGCAGTGGCAAACCAAACTTCAGCAACCTTCCTGAGAGTGGTTGGCTCAGAACTCATACAGAAATACTTGGGTGACGGTCCAAAGCTTGTGCGTGAACTGTTCCGTGTGGCTGAAGAGCACGCTCCATCGATTGTCTTCATTGATGAAATCGATGCCATTGGTACAAAGAGGTACAGCATTCTAGCTCCTGCTGCACACACAAGTATTGCCAGGGACAATAAAAGGTTTACTAGAAACACTTCTTTTACAACCACAGTGATACTCAGTTTCTTAGCTCTGCTAAGTATTATTTTCATAATACTTCTTGACGTAAGCATTTTCAACAAGTAAAACTTCAAATAACTTCTTTGAAACTAAAACATATCACAGCCTTTTCATATGAAATAGATGTGACTGGAAACTCAACCTCTGTTCTCTTGCTGCTACCTGGTAGTATCTCTATGAGAGAATGTCTTAAACAGAAAGAGACACTGTGTATAAGTTTGCATGGTGTCCTCTAAGTGCAAATCCAAATATACAGTGATTTGCTTTAGTGATTCAACAGTAAAGCAATGTACTTAATACAGAACGTATCCATCTTATCATTTGCTTCTCCAGATAGGTGGCTAAATACTTATGTTCCTAGAATGTTATATGGTAAGTTACGGAGTGTGGTGTCATGGAGAAGCATTGCTTGTGCCACACTATTGTTCAGCCTGTATGCAAGTTGTATTACTTTGAAAATTCTGTAGGCTGGTTGGAACTGTCCACTACAATtagttttttacattttttaaataaaaaggtgcTCATACATATTACTACACAGCTACTAGCCTGAAGCTCCACTATAAGGCAGCTTCTGCcccatgtatttcagcatatgTAGAAAGGATTGGGCTGGTAGTGGAGTATATAACATACAGAATTCTTCATAAATATTATGTTGCTTCAAACTGCTCCTAATCATAGGTGAGCTGTTGTGGATGTAGATTTATCTAGTCTGATATTTcataagcaaaatgaaatagCTAAGCTACAAAGCAGAGAAGTACAGCTGCTGGTACCTGtgtttcaggagagcagagttaAACCAGGATCCACGTTAGTAAGGCTAAAGGGCGTACAGTTACAGCTGTGTGCATAAGGAAAAACTCTGACATGGAGAAATGAGGGAcaagctgtattttctgtgaagtgGATGCATCTGCTTTTAAGAACCatggtttcttccttttttatgttaatttgttaattttgttgggggggggggggaagagattTCCAAACACGTAACAAATATGGAAAAAGGACGGATTTCCTTTGCGTGACTGCTGTTACCCAGTTACAAGACTAGTTCAGTGTCTTTTTATTTACCTAGATGTCACAATATGATTCTGAAAacctgccttttgttttctatgGGTGaacactaaattaaaaaaaaatgttatgggtggtttaaaaaaaaaacaaaacaacttgcCACACGCTATTTTGTTTATACATTTGTGGCAGTTATGTGAAGTATGTTCTTAAACTTGCATAGTGCTTTTTCTGACAATGTTTTCTTAAAGGTATGACTCGAATTCAGGTGGTGAGAGAGAGATCCAGCGTACAATGCTGGAGCTGCTGAACCAACTAGATGGGTTTGACTCTCGGGGGGATGTGAAAGTTATCATGGCTACAAACAGAATAGAAACACTGGACCCAGCTTTAATTCGGCCAGGTAAGAGACTTCCTGCTGTGTATGCTTAAGTCACTTCTCTCGTGAACGGACTTATCATAACTCATCAAATGTGGGCTGGTAAAAATAACTTGAGTTACTGCTTTGTCTTTATTCACCATCTCATCTGTGCTGGTGTATCTGTTAAAATCAGAACCCATTCATAAATTTCCAAATGGGAGAAAAACctatggaagagaagaaatacacaTACATAACCAATTTGCatattctttctttgtattgaGATGGAACAGCTATTTTAAATAATCGTTAAGGCgagctgcagtgcagcagcCGCATCTTGTTACCATCTTCAGCAGGGATGGCAGGGCAGTACCACTTGTGCCTCATAGAGGAGAACTGAAGCCTGAATAGCGAGAGCCTGGATTGTGATGCAAGGAAAGCAGTCTGCTTCCTTACCAACCTGGCATACCACTGTCATTTGAGGGACGAGTGAGGGAGAAGGAATATCTTATTTTGACATACGTATTACATTTTGAGCCAAGAGCTTGAACAGGCAcaagtagtatttttaaatggccACTAAAAATGTACCAAAACATAGTATGTCTGTGGGGTCTGTTAAATCAGAAGTTAGAAAGCACCAGAGAGACCAAAGGCGTAAGCTAAGCCTCCCATTAGTGTCCTCAAGTAAATCCTAAGTATTGAAGAGGTTGTAAAGATAGCCCTTCTGAAGTAATAGGGGTAAGATAGCAAAGATAACTTAAGGTGAAATTGTCAAAGAACTACTCTGAGCAGTCACTAGACTGCATGGACCCAAGAAGTTCAGAAAAACTCCACAGTATGAAGTTGCTCAGgtgtgtttgtgtttgggttttttttgtggtttggtttgtttgtttgtttttcaaaaaagtcTGGCTTTGTCACCATTGTAGCCTTACCCCCTCCAAATCAAAACCAGTGCTCTTAGAACACAGAGGAGATACTACTCTACCGGTATTAAACAAGCCAAGATGATCTAAAATCTGTTGGAAGGAAACTTCCTACACCTATCAGGTATTTAAATTATAACCATTGCTAGAGCAACCAGGGCGCTTCTAGCAGCTCGGCAGACTGATTGACCATTGTGTACAATAGCCTGGAATGTCCTATGTGGTGCCATCAACCCTTTTTAGAAAAGATACtgtaaaactaaagaaaaacaggagtgagctggagatggaaaatatctttaaaaagattGCTCGTTAAAGTTGGAACAATGAGTACCAGAACATCCAAAGTCCCTACTGacataaagaaaacatctgGTAAGGACTTGCAACAGAACATCTTATGCAAAACCTTCCTTCTTCAGTTAGTTGGGGTTgcggggttttttgtttgttttttacgAGGTTGGTTATATAGGGAGGAAGAGTTCTTCAAGTTGCcacagtgatttattttgtatgcatgtgtatgtgGTAGAAAATTGAACTTCAGAGCTAAATGTAATAATCTCAAGAGTAGAATAAAATTTATTACAAGAACATAAGTATTTGATTAATACTTTTCTGTGCTATGAcacattggggtttttttatttttatatgtgacTTGAAGGTTTTTCATGTTTCCCAGGTGAGGCATCTCTTACCTGCAATGACACAGGCTTTTTCAGCAGCATGGTATCTTTCTGCTCCAGTAGCTCCCTGTTCATTGCCAATGCTCTGATCTCACTTTCTACTCTAAGACATGACTGTGGTGTGAAGAAACAGCTGCTGTCAGTGTAACCTTGAAAGGTTCTTCCTGCGCTGTTTCCAATAGCTGCATGCAAAAAACCTAAGGCTGAACTTCTCTTTTGCACAGGACGTATTGATAGGAAAATAGAGTTCCCTCTACCTGATGAAAAGACCAAGAAACGAATCTTTCAGATTCACACAAGTAGGATGACGTTGGCAGATGATGTGACTCTGGATGAACTGATTATGGCAAAAGATGATCTCAGCGGTGCAGATATTAAGGTCAGTGTGTATCAGCATGGTTTATACTTCAAAACACAAATCACATCTCTCTTCTTACTGCATCCAAAAAAATTGTCTGTTGAAAGTgttctcttattttctgtggTTACATCACTGAGGGACAGTTGGATGGCTTTAAAATACCTCTTATAAGTGCCACATACTCTGTTTTACAAATGGGAAATttataaaaattgtaattatgAGATAGCCTGTGTTGATAAGAGTACATACCTGTGTTATCTgaatatgaaattttaaaagtcatgaAGTAGAAATTAGAAGGGGAACATGGAATCTTGCACAAGCATGCGAGGTATCTTAAATGCTACTTAAGATAGCTTCTAAAAATGCTTCTTATCCTACACTATGTTGCAAGCAGATAAAAATGCAACTGTAGGTTAGGAAGCTTCAGATATAATCTGCTTCTCTAAGGTAGATGGAGCCCTTGCTAGAGTTACCACATTAACGAGCTTAAGCAAACATGACATTACTTCATCACTTCATTGCAGAAGGGTAACACAGTCTGCTGTTACAGAGCTGGATGCATCTGCTCCTTGCAAGAGGGAAATACTGTTGTTGGGGAAACTGCCTTTCTGTCACAGAGGCATCTAGCTTTATCCGGATTGTTTTACGTGCTTCAGTGCTACTGAACAGTACCAAACTTAAGAATGTAAATTCTGTTAACACTTTgccctggtttttggctgggacaggacgcagctaggacagctgacctaaactggccaaaggggtattccatactgtatgacatcatgctcagtatataagggaaAGGAGCTTGGCTGCTTGGGGCCCAGCTGGGCATCAGGCTCTGAGTGATGAGCAAATCACCTAGTTTgtatgctgctgctgctgctgttgttgtttccctctccctttgctgtcccagtaaactgtccttatcccaccccacaagttttatctttttcttctgcttttcctccccatcctgctggggcggggggggtgagTCAGTGGctgctggtgctcagctgcagctggggctcaCTCGGGCCACTCTTCACTTCTACAGCGCTGGTCGGAGCAGTGTGAACGTGCTGCTTTCTTCTGAGGTGTGGCTCAAAGGGGCCACGCAGAGACAGTAACACTTGCTTCTCTGTTGCAGGCAATTTGTACAGAAGCTGGGTTGATGGCTTTGAGGGAACGGCGAATGAAAGTAACAAATGAAGACTTCAAAAAGTCGAAAGAGAATGTTCTCTATAAGAAGCAGGAGGGAACCCCCGAGGGACTGTATCTTTAAGTCGCCTCTTTGGGGACTGTCGGGACCTCTGTGTTGGTGAGAAGTCTTGTGTAAAACCACACAGCCTAGCTAATTCTCATTCTTGAAGAGCTTAAATCCTGGTGGGTTGTGGTTTTTCAGTCAGTGTAACACTTCATTTCCCAATAAAACCTTTATTTGAACTGAACTGTTTTGGTGGCAGAGACCTGCTGTTCATGGGGAACTGGCTGCTGCTTGAGTCAGGcttatttccaagaaaaaaggagagtgCTTGTCTTGGTGACCCAaaccatgctgctgctgcaccacaCTGCAGGTGTAGGTTTCCCCACCTGCCAGTCCTTGTTAGGTGTCTTGTATTTTACAA contains the following coding sequences:
- the PSMC1 gene encoding 26S proteasome regulatory subunit 4 is translated as MGQSQSGGHGPGGGKKDDKDKKKKYEPPVPTRVGKKKKKTKGPDAASKLPLVTPHTQCRLKLLKLERIKDYLLMEEEFIRNQEQMKPLEEKQEEERSKVDDLRGTPMSVGTLEEIIDDNHAIVSTSVGSEHYVSILSFVDKDLLEPGCSVLLNHKVHAVIGVLMDDTDPLVTVMKVEKAPQETYADIGGLDNQIQEIKESVELPLTHPEYYEEMGIKPPKGVILYGPPGTGKTLLAKAVANQTSATFLRVVGSELIQKYLGDGPKLVRELFRVAEEHAPSIVFIDEIDAIGTKRYDSNSGGEREIQRTMLELLNQLDGFDSRGDVKVIMATNRIETLDPALIRPGRIDRKIEFPLPDEKTKKRIFQIHTSRMTLADDVTLDELIMAKDDLSGADIKAICTEAGLMALRERRMKVTNEDFKKSKENVLYKKQEGTPEGLYL